The following is a genomic window from Bacillus sp. V2I10.
AGTTGAACAAGAATAAAAGAACACCTAACACTATAGTTTGAGCAATCAAAAAAATTAGGTCTGCATTCAAATTACAATGCAAACCCATTTTGTTGTTTAATTCCATTTGTTTTCAGTTAATTTATTTCGAATTTGAGTAGCTGCGAAAAGTGCATCTTTGTCTTGAATTACTTCTTCAGGTTTGTTTCCATTTCCAAGAATATATCCCGCAAATTCAATTCCTATAAAATCAAATATGTAATTAAATTGCTGAATCATAGGCAGCCCTTTAATGTGAGGATCGTCTCCTCCAACAGCAATAACAAATGCTTTTTTAGAAGCCATTTCATTCTTGAAATCAGGATATTTTGGGTCCCTTAAGGTTTGTGACCATCGGTCGATAAAGTTTTTCATTGTTCCTGACATGCTATACCAATAAATCGGAGTAGAGAATACTAGAATGTCATTTGGAAGAATCCGTTCGATTATGGAATTATAATCATCATTTCTGTCCTGAAAGCCATCTTTTGAATGACGCATGTCTATAATTGGCTTGATATTATAATCTCTTAAGTAAATCTTTTCTGTAACCATACCTTGAATTACGTGTTCTGTCAGCATCTCCGTATTGCCATTGGGACGGGTTCCCCCATATATGACTGCTATTTTCATTCATCATTTCTCCTTTCAGCTATATTAAGTGGTTTTCTAGTTGTTTCCTTATTACTTATATCTTATATTTAATTTAAAAATAGATACAGATGATTATTTTGATTGATTCAATCGAAAAAAACGATTATAAAGAGGCGGGAAATATGGATATTAAACAATTGATAACTTTTAAAAATGCCGCAGAAAATTTGAACTTTACCCAGACTGCAAAAATTTTAAATTTTGCACAATCAAGTGTAACTGTCCAAATTAAAGCTCTCGAAGATGAAATTGGTAAACCCTTATTTGAGCGTCTAGGAAAACGATTGATTTTAACAGAGGCTGGACACAAGTTTAAACTATATGCTGAAAAGATGATAAGACTAAACGAAGAAGCGATCATGGCTGTGAACGGAGAAGAAGAACCAACTGGCACCTTAATAATTGGTGCCCAAGAGAGCCAGTGTACCTATCGTTTACCTCCAATTCTTAAAGAATTCAAGGCTACATTTCCCAAAGTTAAACTCATCTTTAAGCCTGCACATTCTGACGAAATGGCGAGAAATAATCTTATGGAGGGTTTAGTAGATGTTGCCTTTATTATGGATATAAGTAAGCCTGAGGGATCATTAAGAGTGGAGCAACTTATCAAAGAGGAGTTCAAAATGGTCATCGCACCAAATCACCCCAAACCAGTGCTCTCGATAGATGACCTTAAGGATGAGACTCTTTTGCTTACAGAAATGGGATGTTCTTACAGAGTGATGTTTGAAGACTCCCTTAAATCGGCAGGAGTATACCCACTGGATAAAATAGAATTTAGTAGTATCGAGGCAATCAAACAATGTGTAATAGCAGGACTAGGAATAGCGCTATTACCAGAGATGGTAGTGAAAAAAGATATTAAGGAGGGGAGAATGAAGGAAATACCATGGAAGGATTCCACATCTTCACTTTTTACTCAAATTGCTTGGCATAAAGATAAATGGATGACTCCTCCTTTAGAGGCATTTATTAATTTAACTCGTAAGATTTTTTTATCCGATGACTACTTCAACCAAAAGGGTTTTTCTTAGTAACGGCAACCTTTTTTACTACCTTTTGGGGCGTAAGTTTCGGTACTTACATTAATAATTTTACCCATCAGTAAGACAAAAGTATTTGTTTGTTTCACTTATTTAAACTGGTGTGAAGGGGTCCTGGCAGCGACAGTAAATCCATTTTGGTTTCAATGATAGTACGTGGTCTGAAAATAGAGATTGTGAAGAATTGTACTTAAACTAATGGGTGCCAGAGTGAAATAAAAGCATATTAGAATTAATAACGCTTGGGCTTAGATCCAAGCGTTGATAGGTGTAGTATTAGTTTGTTATTCGGTATGCTATTTCAAATGTTTGAATAATAAACTTACTGTTAAAGATTATCTGTATTAATTCTTGGGGTTTCTGGTTCAAGAGCCGCTGCTGCCCTAGCATTATCATTATGTCGATCGTTTTTGTATCTATCTAATTTACTGTATCTTTCTATGTGTTTGGAAGTTTTCTTTTTGTCAGCCACCTTATCACCTCCTACGGATAATATGTCCAACTTTTACCTTGAAAATAAAAATGGTTGAAGCAAATTAATATTTCTTAACGCTTTTAACAAACCGGTGCTTGAACGATAGAAGGATTTGTCGTGATGGTAGCTCCCTCGCTTATTGAAGTAAAGTGGCAGGATTGTTGAAGAAGAACATAAGAAAATGCCAAGTTGGGAAATTTACATGTAAGTTGTTTTTAGGAGGCTAATTAGATGGATTTATCCTTTATTTGGAAAGAGTTTGTATTAATTATTGCTGGTATTTTCTTGTTAAGAGTAGGTGAAAGAAAATCCATATCTCAAATGACCCTTGCTCAAACAATCGTTATGATTTCCATTGGAACA
Proteins encoded in this region:
- a CDS encoding flavodoxin family protein, with amino-acid sequence MKIAVIYGGTRPNGNTEMLTEHVIQGMVTEKIYLRDYNIKPIIDMRHSKDGFQDRNDDYNSIIERILPNDILVFSTPIYWYSMSGTMKNFIDRWSQTLRDPKYPDFKNEMASKKAFVIAVGGDDPHIKGLPMIQQFNYIFDFIGIEFAGYILGNGNKPEEVIQDKDALFAATQIRNKLTENKWN
- a CDS encoding LysR family transcriptional regulator, giving the protein MDIKQLITFKNAAENLNFTQTAKILNFAQSSVTVQIKALEDEIGKPLFERLGKRLILTEAGHKFKLYAEKMIRLNEEAIMAVNGEEEPTGTLIIGAQESQCTYRLPPILKEFKATFPKVKLIFKPAHSDEMARNNLMEGLVDVAFIMDISKPEGSLRVEQLIKEEFKMVIAPNHPKPVLSIDDLKDETLLLTEMGCSYRVMFEDSLKSAGVYPLDKIEFSSIEAIKQCVIAGLGIALLPEMVVKKDIKEGRMKEIPWKDSTSSLFTQIAWHKDKWMTPPLEAFINLTRKIFLSDDYFNQKGFS